A single Kribbella aluminosa DNA region contains:
- a CDS encoding LysR family transcriptional regulator, with the protein MASLPSVEDLRLVQAVARTGAVGTAARELRISQPSASQRLSRLERLCGTKLFERDTRGARPTPAGAELSRRADHILGHLEEVYAATRAAATGQRLVIGTFSSIAPILFPILDADLPEIEIQQQVDHGHFLVERVAEGTMDAAFIAIAEQMALPHGTVGRRVGRDELVLFVPPGARPPGRGRQPLKDRPMVFSTYDRGSEDIHDRLAALGALPRRGVTLSTTVAMARRRAHLALVPRTALATELRPGEHLMPAPFRYRLTLSVVTTPTPPKPLIAHLPQLRATLNLS; encoded by the coding sequence ATGGCCTCATTACCCTCGGTCGAGGACCTACGGCTGGTCCAGGCCGTCGCACGGACCGGCGCGGTCGGCACCGCGGCCCGCGAGCTGCGCATCTCGCAGCCGTCCGCGTCCCAGCGCCTTTCCCGCCTCGAACGGCTCTGCGGCACCAAGCTCTTCGAGCGTGACACCCGCGGCGCCCGCCCGACGCCGGCCGGAGCCGAGCTCAGCCGCCGCGCCGACCACATCCTCGGCCATCTCGAGGAGGTGTACGCCGCCACCCGCGCGGCCGCCACCGGTCAGCGCCTGGTGATCGGTACGTTCAGCAGCATCGCCCCGATCCTGTTCCCGATCCTGGACGCCGACCTCCCGGAGATCGAGATCCAGCAGCAGGTCGACCACGGCCACTTCCTGGTCGAACGCGTCGCCGAGGGCACCATGGACGCCGCCTTCATCGCGATCGCCGAGCAGATGGCGCTCCCGCACGGCACCGTCGGCCGCCGGGTCGGCCGCGACGAGCTCGTCCTGTTCGTCCCGCCCGGCGCACGACCGCCCGGCCGCGGGCGGCAGCCGCTGAAGGACCGCCCGATGGTGTTCTCCACCTACGACCGCGGCAGCGAGGACATCCACGACCGCCTCGCCGCTCTCGGCGCCCTCCCCCGCCGCGGCGTCACCCTCAGCACCACGGTCGCGATGGCCCGCCGCCGCGCCCATCTGGCCCTCGTCCCCCGCACCGCCCTGGCCACCGAGCTCCGCCCAGGTGAACACCTGATGCCCGCCCCGTTCCGCTACCGCCTCACCCTCTCCGTCGTCACCACGCCGACACCCCCCAAGCCCCTGATCGCCCACCTCCCCCAGCTCCGCGCCACGTTGAACTTGTCGTGA
- a CDS encoding glycosyl hydrolase: MATVDDVRRQFRNPPPEARPMMRWWWFGPSVDRDEIDRELNAMAAAGLGGAEVAFVYPMAPVTAPFGSLEFLELVGHASRTAQTLGLRFDVTLGSGWSYGGPHVGTEYAARQLHWDRREIGAAAYDVPIVAAWPGDEFVAAYVGDGSAGAPSSYVEVPVREGVIQVPAGGQPREVLIATSRVTGQNVKRAAVGAEGHTLDHYSAAAAQEHIRAVAEPLLKAAMPVGSVFCDSLEVYGGDWTPAMLSEFAGRRGYDLRSRLYELLVETEGSRQLRIDFGRTLSELYEDNFLKVFQSWAAGHGVPFRIQSYGEPPATMSSFRFADISEGEGWAWRGIPETRWASSAANIYGQPVVSAEVWTWVHSPSFRATPLDLQGEAHEHFLSGVNHLIGHGWPYSPSDGPGLGWIFYAAGALDDRNPWWPTATALFGSLQRLSWVLRQGTPVRPVKIYIPASDAYAAVRDGYREPNNLYRVVRQLIPESVPQTIRDAGLDFDLIDDDAITVVDPGDVPVIVVPSGTTLPPDTRRWLDAVRAAGGTVVTDVSTLAQSLPPAPLTPVPDVGVVHRRLDDADLYFVANTSPEARTLTFPAPMERWSPLTGETRSTRSTTLHPYESAILVPAAGTDTVPSTELVCAVDGDWSVAFGNEVRPVTLPHRWEDDPARTTYSGSATYRTQVELPATSDRLLIDLGPGTPVAPDSEPYVPGNSYRALITPPVGVAADVYLNDVHCGALWAPPYQLDLTEAARPGTNDLRIVVHNTAANALSADQHLLDAAAESAAHYGRRFDLQHVEHATDYLDSGLLAVPQILRQA; encoded by the coding sequence ATGGCGACCGTCGACGACGTACGACGACAGTTCCGGAACCCGCCGCCCGAGGCGCGGCCGATGATGCGGTGGTGGTGGTTCGGACCGTCCGTCGACCGAGACGAGATCGACCGCGAGCTGAACGCGATGGCCGCGGCCGGGCTCGGCGGGGCGGAGGTCGCGTTCGTGTACCCGATGGCGCCGGTGACCGCGCCGTTCGGGTCGCTTGAGTTCCTCGAGCTCGTCGGGCACGCGTCCCGTACGGCGCAGACACTCGGCCTCCGGTTCGACGTGACGCTCGGGAGCGGCTGGTCGTACGGCGGCCCGCACGTCGGGACCGAGTACGCGGCGCGGCAGTTGCACTGGGACCGGCGCGAGATCGGCGCGGCGGCGTACGACGTACCGATCGTGGCGGCCTGGCCGGGTGACGAGTTCGTCGCCGCGTACGTCGGTGACGGGTCCGCGGGTGCGCCGTCGTCGTACGTCGAGGTGCCGGTGCGTGAGGGGGTCATCCAGGTCCCGGCGGGCGGGCAGCCCCGGGAGGTGCTGATCGCGACGTCGCGGGTCACCGGGCAGAACGTGAAGCGGGCGGCCGTGGGTGCCGAGGGCCACACGCTCGACCACTACTCGGCGGCCGCGGCGCAGGAACACATCCGGGCCGTCGCGGAGCCGTTGCTCAAGGCCGCGATGCCCGTGGGGTCGGTGTTCTGCGACAGCCTCGAGGTGTACGGCGGGGACTGGACGCCGGCGATGCTGTCCGAGTTCGCCGGGCGCCGCGGGTACGACCTGCGGTCCCGGTTGTACGAGTTGCTGGTCGAGACCGAGGGGTCGCGGCAACTCCGGATCGACTTCGGGCGGACCTTGTCGGAGTTGTACGAGGACAACTTCCTCAAGGTGTTCCAGAGCTGGGCGGCCGGGCACGGCGTACCGTTCCGGATCCAGAGCTACGGCGAGCCGCCGGCGACGATGAGCAGCTTCCGGTTCGCGGACATCTCCGAGGGCGAGGGGTGGGCGTGGCGGGGCATTCCGGAGACCCGCTGGGCGTCGTCGGCGGCGAACATCTACGGCCAGCCGGTGGTGTCGGCCGAGGTGTGGACGTGGGTGCACTCACCGTCCTTCCGGGCGACGCCGCTGGATCTTCAGGGTGAGGCGCACGAGCATTTCCTGTCCGGCGTCAACCACCTGATCGGGCACGGCTGGCCGTACTCGCCGTCCGACGGGCCGGGGCTCGGATGGATCTTCTACGCCGCCGGGGCGCTCGACGACCGCAACCCTTGGTGGCCGACGGCAACGGCTTTGTTCGGCTCACTGCAGCGGCTGTCGTGGGTGCTGCGGCAAGGTACGCCGGTCCGGCCGGTGAAGATCTACATCCCGGCGTCAGACGCGTACGCCGCGGTGCGCGACGGGTACCGCGAGCCGAACAACCTGTACCGCGTCGTGCGGCAGCTGATCCCGGAGAGCGTGCCGCAGACGATCCGCGACGCGGGCCTCGACTTCGACCTGATCGACGACGACGCGATCACGGTGGTGGACCCCGGCGACGTCCCGGTGATCGTCGTACCGTCGGGGACGACGCTGCCGCCGGACACCCGCCGCTGGCTCGACGCGGTCCGTGCCGCCGGCGGGACGGTGGTCACCGACGTCTCCACCCTCGCGCAGAGCCTGCCGCCCGCACCTCTCACCCCCGTGCCCGACGTCGGCGTCGTACACCGCCGTCTCGACGACGCCGACCTGTACTTCGTGGCCAACACCAGCCCCGAGGCCCGCACCCTGACCTTCCCTGCCCCGATGGAACGCTGGAGCCCCCTCACCGGCGAAACTCGCAGCACCCGCTCCACAACCCTCCACCCTTACGAGTCGGCCATCCTCGTCCCGGCTGCGGGAACGGACACTGTGCCGTCCACCGAACTCGTCTGTGCGGTTGACGGTGATTGGTCGGTTGCCTTTGGCAATGAGGTTCGTCCGGTGACGCTCCCGCACCGCTGGGAGGACGACCCGGCGCGTACGACGTACTCCGGCTCCGCCACCTACCGAACCCAGGTCGAGCTACCGGCCACAAGCGACCGCCTCCTCATCGACCTCGGCCCCGGCACCCCGGTCGCACCCGACAGCGAGCCGTACGTCCCGGGCAACTCCTACCGCGCCCTCATCACCCCGCCCGTAGGCGTAGCCGCCGACGTCTACCTGAACGACGTCCACTGCGGCGCACTCTGGGCCCCGCCGTACCAGCTGGACCTCACCGAGGCGGCCCGTCCAGGCACCAACGACCTACGCATCGTGGTCCACAACACCGCGGCCAACGCCCTCTCGGCGGACCAGCACCTGCTCGACGCGGCTGCCGAGTCCGCCGCCCACTACGGCCGACGCTTCGACCTGCAGCACGTCGAGCACGCGACGGACTACCTGGACTCCGGGCTCCTCGCCGTACCGCAGATCCTCCGTCAGGCTTGA
- a CDS encoding DUF5703 family protein, whose translation MGEYELQQFEVSRTESRGAVRKLLTEHAEYGGWELARLRRYPDGSRRVWLRRRIIRVMRTL comes from the coding sequence ATGGGCGAATACGAGCTGCAGCAGTTCGAGGTGTCCAGGACGGAGTCCCGCGGCGCGGTGCGCAAGCTGCTCACCGAGCACGCGGAGTACGGCGGCTGGGAGCTGGCCAGGCTGCGTCGCTATCCGGACGGTTCGCGCCGGGTGTGGTTGCGGCGCCGGATCATCCGGGTGATGCGGACCCTCTGA
- a CDS encoding LuxR C-terminal-related transcriptional regulator, producing the protein MGAGDRLEVLIRRCYAGLDADALRSEVLTRLKGLMTVDAAFFATVDPATVLFTSATADALLGEVTEQFLANEFGQPDVNKFTALAAARDPVNSLGHATRGDWGSSSRYADVMRPLGLGDELRAALMSNGRCWGVICLHRADAEAGFSERDIQVVRRIAPHVGEGLRRGLRADPVAPADVGPGVVVLDAELHVESMSAEAEHWLRELDPERRTELPVAVRALAEQLRRVPELPAMPSPRLRTSAGRWLVLHVSTLRTGKPSDGARTAVVIEPVSAAQLGSLLLDLHGLTPAQQRVTQLLLQGFSTRQIVERLCLSPHTVQEHVRAAYEKVGVGSRRELVAALLRGSASPG; encoded by the coding sequence ATGGGGGCGGGGGATCGCCTGGAGGTGCTGATCCGGCGCTGTTACGCGGGGCTGGACGCCGATGCGCTGCGGTCCGAGGTCCTGACTCGGCTCAAGGGCCTGATGACGGTCGATGCCGCGTTCTTCGCCACCGTCGACCCGGCGACCGTGCTCTTCACCTCGGCGACGGCGGACGCGCTGCTCGGCGAGGTGACCGAGCAGTTCCTGGCCAACGAGTTCGGGCAGCCCGACGTCAACAAGTTCACCGCCCTCGCCGCCGCCCGCGATCCGGTCAACTCTCTCGGGCACGCGACGAGGGGCGACTGGGGCAGCAGCTCCCGGTACGCCGACGTGATGCGGCCGCTCGGCCTCGGTGACGAGCTCCGGGCCGCGCTGATGTCGAACGGCCGCTGCTGGGGTGTCATCTGCCTGCACCGGGCCGACGCCGAGGCCGGCTTCTCCGAGCGGGACATTCAGGTCGTACGACGGATCGCGCCACACGTCGGCGAGGGACTGCGACGCGGTCTACGGGCGGATCCGGTAGCCCCGGCCGACGTCGGGCCGGGCGTGGTCGTCCTCGATGCGGAACTCCACGTGGAGTCGATGAGCGCGGAGGCCGAGCACTGGTTGCGGGAGCTCGACCCGGAACGCCGTACCGAGTTGCCCGTCGCGGTCCGGGCACTGGCTGAGCAGCTGCGGAGAGTGCCGGAGCTGCCGGCCATGCCGTCCCCCAGACTCCGGACGAGCGCGGGCCGGTGGCTGGTACTGCATGTGTCGACGCTTCGGACCGGCAAGCCGTCGGACGGCGCACGGACGGCGGTGGTGATCGAGCCGGTGTCGGCGGCTCAGCTGGGATCGTTGTTACTGGACCTGCACGGATTGACCCCGGCTCAGCAGCGGGTAACCCAGCTGTTGCTGCAAGGGTTCTCGACGCGGCAGATCGTCGAGCGGTTGTGCCTGTCGCCGCACACTGTGCAGGAGCACGTGCGGGCGGCATACGAGAAGGTCGGCGTCGGCAGCCGCCGGGAGCTGGTGGCCGCGCTGCTCAGAGGGTCCGCATCACCCGGATGA
- a CDS encoding ester cyclase, producing the protein METTESNKAVVKDFIDGLFTKGDLSAVDTYLAEDFIAHDSPGFGGTPDREGFRHAGEQIRAAFPDWHSELHELIAEGDLVAERFTASGTHQAEVMGVPATGKTVTLPGINIFRVRDGRIVERWGQMDQLSLLRQLGVVPA; encoded by the coding sequence ATGGAGACAACCGAGAGCAACAAGGCCGTCGTCAAGGACTTCATCGACGGGCTGTTCACCAAGGGCGATCTCAGCGCGGTCGACACGTACCTCGCAGAGGACTTCATCGCTCACGACTCGCCGGGGTTCGGCGGTACGCCGGATCGGGAGGGGTTCCGGCACGCCGGCGAACAGATCCGGGCCGCGTTCCCGGACTGGCACAGCGAACTGCATGAGCTGATCGCCGAGGGAGACCTCGTGGCCGAGCGGTTCACGGCCAGTGGCACACACCAGGCAGAGGTAATGGGCGTGCCGGCTACCGGCAAGACCGTCACGCTGCCCGGCATCAACATCTTCCGTGTCCGCGACGGCCGCATCGTCGAACGCTGGGGCCAAATGGATCAGCTGAGTCTCCTCAGGCAACTGGGCGTCGTACCGGCGTAG
- a CDS encoding lysoplasmalogenase family protein encodes MKLGRLARGRRVLAGFWGATVVQVAAVAFDVGILKQASKMTLMPLLWQWSRTQDAPPLLQAALLASAAGDLLLETDLQLAGMAAFAAAHACYLAVFLADPAQRSWRVLAAYAALWAALIAVLSPSLGGQRVPVAAYALLLTATAIASRWHNTRSGVGGALFLVSDALIALRMAGHDFRGRGALTMSTYAVGQYLLTSGVTKSDR; translated from the coding sequence ATGAAGCTGGGGCGGTTGGCGCGCGGGCGGCGGGTGTTGGCGGGCTTCTGGGGTGCGACCGTGGTGCAGGTCGCTGCGGTTGCGTTCGACGTCGGGATCCTGAAGCAGGCCAGCAAGATGACGTTGATGCCCTTGCTGTGGCAGTGGTCGCGGACGCAGGACGCGCCGCCGTTGCTGCAGGCTGCGTTGCTCGCGTCGGCGGCCGGTGATCTGCTGCTCGAGACCGATCTGCAGCTCGCGGGGATGGCGGCGTTCGCGGCGGCCCATGCTTGCTACCTCGCGGTGTTCCTCGCCGACCCAGCGCAGCGGTCCTGGCGGGTGCTCGCGGCGTACGCCGCGCTCTGGGCGGCGCTGATCGCCGTACTGTCCCCCAGCCTCGGCGGTCAGCGGGTGCCGGTCGCCGCCTACGCATTGTTGCTGACAGCAACCGCGATCGCGTCCCGCTGGCACAACACCCGCAGCGGCGTCGGCGGCGCGTTGTTCCTGGTCTCGGACGCGCTGATCGCGCTCCGGATGGCCGGCCACGACTTCCGCGGCCGCGGTGCGCTGACGATGTCGACGTACGCCGTCGGGCAGTACCTGCTGACCTCGGGCGTGACCAAATCTGACCGGTAG
- a CDS encoding aldo/keto reductase: MQQRYLGHSGLAVSRLGLGTMSWGRDTDEHEAREQLAAFVSAGGTLIDTAAAYGDGDSEQLIGSLLGDVVDRDDVVIATKAGFSVRRGERITDTSRGALLRDLDGSLRRLNTDYLDLWQLHTWSDDVPLEETLSALDHAVSSGKVRYVGVSNYAGWKSARAVTWQQAWPGRAVPVANQVEYSLLARDAEVDAIRAAAGLGIGILAWSPLGRGVLTGKYRTGIPADSRAASQHLSRFVDPYLDARASGIVEAVARAADGLGWTPLEVALTWVRDRPGVSAAIVGARTALQLKSVLGVEELTVPPAIVAALEDVS, translated from the coding sequence ATGCAGCAGCGCTATCTCGGTCACAGTGGACTCGCGGTGAGCAGGCTCGGCCTGGGCACCATGTCGTGGGGCCGGGACACCGACGAGCACGAGGCGCGCGAGCAGCTGGCCGCGTTCGTGTCCGCGGGCGGCACGCTGATCGACACGGCGGCGGCGTACGGCGACGGCGACAGCGAGCAGCTGATCGGGTCGCTGCTCGGCGACGTGGTGGACCGCGACGACGTGGTGATCGCGACCAAGGCCGGGTTCAGCGTCCGGCGCGGCGAGCGGATCACCGACACCTCGCGTGGTGCGCTGCTCCGCGACCTCGACGGCTCGCTGCGGCGGCTGAACACCGACTACCTCGACCTGTGGCAGTTGCACACCTGGTCCGACGACGTGCCGCTGGAGGAGACGCTCTCGGCCCTGGACCACGCGGTCAGCTCCGGCAAGGTGCGGTACGTCGGCGTCTCGAACTACGCCGGCTGGAAGTCCGCGCGGGCAGTCACCTGGCAGCAGGCCTGGCCGGGCCGCGCGGTCCCGGTCGCCAACCAGGTGGAGTACTCGCTGCTCGCCCGGGACGCCGAGGTGGACGCGATCCGGGCGGCCGCCGGACTCGGGATCGGGATCCTCGCCTGGTCGCCGCTCGGCCGCGGGGTGCTGACCGGGAAGTACCGGACGGGCATCCCGGCGGACTCGCGGGCGGCGTCTCAGCATCTGTCCAGATTCGTCGACCCCTACCTCGACGCCCGGGCATCGGGCATCGTGGAAGCGGTCGCGCGAGCCGCCGACGGGCTCGGCTGGACCCCGCTCGAGGTGGCGCTCACCTGGGTGCGGGACCGGCCGGGCGTGTCGGCGGCGATCGTCGGGGCCCGGACGGCGCTGCAACTGAAGTCCGTGCTGGGTGTGGAAGAGCTCACAGTGCCGCCCGCCATCGTCGCGGCACTGGAGGACGTTTCCTGA
- a CDS encoding MFS transporter — protein sequence MRARTEALALLAGSGTADFAFRLAQVALPLVILRETGSVAATGLVGGAAGVPVLLSPWWARKARQWVDSGPRLAVVALVSAIALASVPTAAGLGVLSPALLVISGLLLGCGDALATPGRAALLADTGDRWGDGRAVMLLTWQDGLRRVGMLVGPSVGALAVAIGVTNELLWTEAAAVLAAGLLACTVQPERTVAVAVEPPSIRESLQGRREVLYGWIVRGTGCVTWFAFTLGLSVLGEERGRPGVYLAAGMTGYGVGSLVGTAISLAVVRRTNPVLTAVAAWGWSGLCWVGMGLWTTPPVVALMGALSGVAVVIGIAAISVLITRSSAGAERRTLLAGQSVVVNAGSAAGLLAGGPIIGAVGAAPSLVGAGLVTSAVAVLVLIRCQTAGPVTSTAGSALRCAPAVLRDADDPPVR from the coding sequence ATGCGGGCAAGAACTGAGGCGCTGGCACTGCTGGCGGGAAGTGGTACGGCGGATTTCGCGTTCCGGCTCGCGCAGGTTGCGTTGCCGTTGGTGATCCTCCGTGAGACGGGGTCCGTCGCCGCGACGGGACTGGTCGGCGGCGCGGCCGGCGTACCGGTGCTGCTGTCGCCGTGGTGGGCACGGAAGGCGCGGCAGTGGGTCGACTCGGGACCACGGCTGGCGGTGGTGGCGCTGGTGTCGGCGATCGCGCTGGCATCCGTGCCGACGGCTGCCGGCCTGGGCGTGCTTTCGCCGGCGCTGCTTGTGATCAGCGGGCTGCTGCTCGGCTGCGGCGATGCCCTGGCGACTCCGGGTCGGGCAGCGCTGCTCGCGGACACCGGCGACAGGTGGGGCGACGGCCGGGCAGTGATGCTGCTGACCTGGCAGGACGGCCTGCGCCGCGTCGGCATGCTGGTCGGCCCGTCCGTCGGAGCGCTGGCGGTCGCGATCGGCGTCACGAACGAGCTGTTGTGGACAGAGGCGGCCGCCGTTCTCGCGGCCGGGCTGCTGGCCTGCACGGTCCAGCCGGAGCGGACCGTCGCGGTCGCAGTCGAACCGCCTTCCATCCGCGAGAGTCTGCAGGGCCGGCGCGAGGTGTTGTACGGCTGGATCGTGCGGGGGACCGGGTGCGTCACCTGGTTCGCCTTCACTCTCGGGCTGTCCGTCCTCGGCGAGGAGCGCGGCCGCCCGGGCGTCTACCTGGCCGCCGGCATGACCGGGTACGGCGTCGGCTCGCTCGTCGGTACTGCGATCTCGCTGGCGGTGGTACGGCGTACCAACCCGGTGCTGACCGCCGTCGCCGCGTGGGGCTGGTCCGGGCTGTGCTGGGTCGGGATGGGGCTCTGGACCACACCGCCCGTCGTCGCGCTGATGGGCGCGCTGTCCGGCGTGGCGGTGGTGATCGGGATCGCCGCGATCTCGGTTCTGATCACGCGCTCCTCGGCCGGCGCCGAGCGCAGAACACTCCTCGCCGGGCAGAGCGTCGTCGTCAACGCGGGCAGCGCGGCCGGGTTGCTGGCCGGCGGCCCGATCATCGGCGCGGTCGGTGCGGCTCCGTCCCTGGTCGGCGCCGGGCTGGTCACGTCCGCGGTCGCCGTACTGGTCCTGATCAGATGCCAGACAGCCGGACCGGTGACGTCGACCGCGGGTTCCGCGCTCAGGTGTGCTCCTGCTGTTCTTCGGGATGCAGACGATCCGCCAGTACGGTGA
- a CDS encoding VOC family protein, giving the protein MTDMDLPAIEAERDRIRTAYLKPGGKSSARGLHHTALLCTDVERTVRFYQEVLGFPLTEMVGNRDYEGSTHFFFDIGNGNLLAFFDFPGLDLGPYAEVLGGLHHLAISVEPARWDELKASLTAHGVEFQEESGTSIYFRDPDGARIELIADPLGEMYGLKVL; this is encoded by the coding sequence TGCGATCGAGGCCGAGCGGGACCGGATCAGAACGGCGTACCTGAAGCCGGGCGGGAAGTCGTCCGCGCGTGGGCTGCATCACACTGCGTTACTGTGCACGGACGTCGAGCGGACGGTGCGGTTCTACCAGGAGGTGCTCGGGTTTCCGTTGACCGAGATGGTCGGGAATCGGGATTACGAGGGGTCGACGCACTTCTTCTTCGACATCGGGAACGGGAACCTGCTGGCGTTCTTCGACTTCCCCGGGCTCGACCTCGGGCCGTACGCCGAAGTGCTCGGCGGGCTGCACCACCTTGCGATCTCGGTGGAGCCGGCCAGGTGGGACGAGCTCAAGGCGAGCCTGACCGCGCACGGTGTCGAGTTCCAGGAGGAGAGCGGTACGTCGATCTACTTCCGTGACCCCGACGGCGCCCGGATCGAGCTGATCGCCGACCCGCTCGGCGAGATGTACGGGCTCAAGGTCCTCTGA
- a CDS encoding MarR family winged helix-turn-helix transcriptional regulator — protein MTEALAEELLAALGLVRRHLRRSVGRPFPLSSLSDSQSELIRTVRRNPGISVAEAADGLGLVANTVSTLVGQLTERGLLQRTPDESDRRVARLTLTDPAREQVEAWRDRRTALVTRALDDLAPADRRALRAALPVLTVLADRLHPEEQQEHT, from the coding sequence ATGACCGAGGCCCTCGCCGAAGAACTGCTGGCCGCGCTCGGGCTGGTGCGCCGGCACCTGCGCCGATCCGTCGGCCGCCCGTTCCCGCTGTCGTCGCTGTCCGACTCGCAGTCCGAGCTGATCCGCACCGTCCGGCGGAACCCGGGCATCTCGGTCGCGGAGGCAGCCGACGGGCTCGGGCTGGTCGCGAACACGGTCTCGACCCTGGTCGGCCAGCTCACCGAGCGCGGCCTGCTGCAGCGCACCCCCGACGAGTCCGACCGGCGCGTCGCCCGGCTGACCCTGACCGATCCGGCCCGCGAACAGGTCGAGGCCTGGCGGGACCGCCGTACGGCACTGGTCACCCGGGCACTCGACGACCTCGCCCCGGCGGACCGACGCGCGTTGCGGGCCGCGTTGCCGGTGCTCACCGTACTGGCGGATCGTCTGCATCCCGAAGAACAGCAGGAGCACACCTGA
- a CDS encoding M20/M25/M40 family metallo-hydrolase, with amino-acid sequence MTTSTDSTSYAADAEVVELCSELIRIDTTNYGNGKSNGERVAAEYVAAKLDEVGIESTIYESEPGRATLVAHWDGEDQSADPLLVHGHLDVVPADPKDWKVDPFAGEIFDGCVWGRGAVDMKDFDAMVLSVVRARQRAGVKPRRPVRLVFTADEEAGGVYGAQWLIDNHPETVADCTEGIGEVGGFSVTIKDDLRLYLIETAEKGMNWMRLKARGTAGHGSMVNTDNAVTNLVEAVTRIGSHEWPLRVTPTVREFLKTLEDVLGTELDPDDMTTTLARLGSFSRMFGATLRNTANPTMLNAGYKVNVIPGDAEAHIDGRFLPGYEDEFYATIDELLGDKVQRETVVSDIALETEFTGGLVDAMKACVQAEDAQSRFAPLLMSGGTDAKSWSRLGVRCFGFVPLQLPPDLDFMGMFHGIDERVPTSSLEFGSRVLDRFLTQA; translated from the coding sequence ATGACGACCTCGACCGACAGTACGTCGTACGCCGCCGACGCCGAGGTGGTGGAGCTCTGCAGTGAGCTGATCCGCATCGACACCACGAACTACGGCAACGGCAAGAGCAACGGCGAGCGGGTCGCGGCGGAGTACGTCGCGGCCAAGCTGGACGAGGTCGGGATCGAGTCGACGATCTACGAGTCGGAGCCGGGCCGCGCGACGCTGGTCGCCCACTGGGACGGTGAGGACCAGAGTGCGGACCCGCTGCTCGTGCACGGCCACCTGGACGTGGTCCCGGCGGACCCGAAGGACTGGAAGGTGGACCCGTTCGCGGGCGAGATCTTCGACGGGTGCGTGTGGGGCCGCGGCGCGGTCGACATGAAGGACTTCGACGCGATGGTGCTCTCCGTCGTACGGGCGCGCCAGCGGGCCGGCGTGAAGCCGCGGCGGCCGGTGCGGCTGGTGTTCACCGCCGACGAGGAGGCCGGCGGCGTGTACGGCGCCCAGTGGCTGATCGACAACCACCCGGAGACCGTTGCCGACTGCACCGAAGGTATCGGTGAGGTCGGCGGGTTCTCGGTCACGATCAAGGACGACCTCCGGCTGTACCTGATCGAGACCGCCGAGAAGGGCATGAACTGGATGCGGCTCAAGGCCCGCGGTACGGCGGGTCACGGGTCGATGGTGAACACCGACAACGCGGTCACCAACCTGGTCGAGGCGGTCACCCGGATCGGCTCGCACGAGTGGCCGCTGCGAGTCACGCCGACGGTCCGCGAGTTCCTGAAGACGCTCGAGGACGTGCTCGGGACCGAGCTCGACCCGGACGACATGACGACCACGCTGGCCAGGCTCGGCAGCTTCAGCCGGATGTTCGGCGCCACCCTCCGGAACACCGCGAACCCGACGATGCTGAACGCCGGCTACAAGGTGAACGTGATCCCCGGCGACGCCGAGGCGCACATCGACGGGCGGTTCCTGCCCGGGTACGAGGACGAGTTCTACGCGACGATCGACGAGCTGCTCGGCGACAAGGTGCAGCGTGAGACCGTGGTCTCCGACATCGCGTTGGAGACCGAGTTCACCGGCGGGCTGGTGGACGCGATGAAGGCGTGCGTGCAGGCCGAGGACGCGCAGAGCCGGTTCGCGCCGCTGCTGATGTCGGGTGGTACGGACGCGAAGTCGTGGAGCCGGCTTGGCGTCCGCTGTTTCGGGTTCGTGCCGCTGCAGCTGCCGCCGGACCTGGACTTCATGGGCATGTTCCACGGCATCGACGAGCGGGTGCCGACGTCCTCGCTGGAGTTCGGGTCGCGGGTGCTGGACCGGTTCCTCACTCAAGCCTGA